One window of Legionella pneumophila subsp. pneumophila str. Philadelphia 1 genomic DNA carries:
- a CDS encoding asparagine synthetase B family protein — protein sequence MNALYGVLRFDGQPFDRELLERAKFNSPVWRADHSELYYNDFYATASTQRFITPECALQTAPYHDKESGVIANGDLYLTNHSSLANWLGVSSKNSDLYLATRAYLKWGEKCVNYLAGNFFLVFYDLRKKRLFIAIDHFNFCCCYYLFVPGKYFIFSNTFNTFKVFHDSLAVNHGAFHKLAAKQKIGQETCLKSVKKLTAARYMIVSDQNLQEQQYWDLRKTQQTGQCQSREDYYSAFRNEIQQSIRQSIRTDAEIMAHYSGGLDSSSIASIAALQLAKENKTLMAYTAIPKYLSGDSHRKGCKYHELDRVQSACRYYDNIETIVYQSSEDLSIFDKLQVFYPYLDQPFKAVFNMEWILAGLEMAAAKNCRILLNGEQGNGSISWKGVTLGNYLNQRVKFTRHLLKYHMKLGKQFIKSGSLNLKKNRTDLNEMKKNFLEPHYSLLRGKNRLETRSYMRSIYLWFGVEVIDPTSNLDLVQFCYDLPEWVYHGGNKYFEIRRLPKLKRRLLVRDALEGLVPPEIRHNPYRGEQAADWYYQFNKYGHAWGRLLADIAEKHPLIWEIYPKKYLLDLFANHPISPQSRNFQDVNMHLVPALSTAFFINYLNDLY from the coding sequence ATGAATGCTTTGTATGGAGTTCTGCGTTTTGACGGGCAACCATTTGATCGAGAGTTATTAGAACGAGCCAAATTTAATAGCCCGGTTTGGAGAGCGGATCATAGCGAACTTTATTATAATGATTTTTATGCTACGGCGAGCACACAGCGCTTTATTACTCCCGAATGCGCCTTACAAACAGCTCCATATCATGATAAGGAATCGGGTGTAATTGCCAACGGCGATCTTTATCTAACTAATCATTCCAGTTTGGCAAATTGGTTAGGAGTTAGCTCCAAAAATTCGGATTTATACCTGGCAACCCGTGCATATTTAAAATGGGGTGAAAAATGTGTGAATTATTTAGCAGGGAATTTTTTCCTTGTATTTTATGACTTACGCAAAAAACGGCTGTTTATTGCCATTGATCATTTTAATTTTTGTTGCTGTTACTATCTGTTTGTGCCTGGTAAATACTTTATATTTAGCAATACATTCAATACATTCAAAGTTTTTCATGACTCCTTAGCGGTGAATCATGGCGCTTTCCATAAGCTTGCGGCAAAACAGAAAATAGGTCAGGAAACTTGCCTGAAATCGGTTAAAAAACTGACGGCTGCCAGATATATGATTGTTAGCGACCAAAATTTACAAGAGCAACAATACTGGGACCTCCGTAAGACACAACAGACAGGACAATGCCAATCGCGTGAAGACTACTATAGTGCATTCAGAAATGAGATTCAGCAAAGTATCAGACAAAGTATCCGGACTGACGCAGAAATCATGGCCCATTACAGCGGTGGTTTAGACTCTTCATCCATTGCTTCGATTGCTGCCTTGCAACTTGCCAAAGAAAATAAAACTCTTATGGCATATACCGCGATTCCTAAATATTTGTCGGGCGATAGTCATCGGAAAGGATGTAAATATCATGAATTAGATCGGGTGCAAAGCGCATGCCGTTACTATGACAATATTGAAACAATAGTTTATCAAAGCTCTGAAGACTTGAGTATTTTTGATAAACTTCAAGTCTTTTATCCTTATTTAGATCAGCCATTCAAAGCGGTATTCAATATGGAATGGATATTGGCAGGATTGGAAATGGCAGCAGCCAAAAACTGCAGGATTCTTTTAAATGGTGAACAGGGGAATGGATCCATTTCATGGAAGGGAGTGACATTGGGCAACTATCTGAATCAGCGTGTAAAATTTACGCGGCATCTTTTAAAATACCATATGAAATTAGGCAAGCAATTTATAAAATCTGGCTCGCTAAACCTGAAAAAAAATCGTACTGATCTCAATGAGATGAAAAAAAATTTTTTAGAGCCCCATTATTCTCTCCTGAGAGGTAAGAACAGGTTGGAAACAAGAAGTTACATGCGTTCCATCTATTTGTGGTTTGGGGTAGAGGTGATTGACCCAACAAGTAACCTGGATCTGGTCCAGTTTTGCTATGATCTTCCTGAATGGGTTTATCATGGAGGTAACAAATATTTTGAAATCAGGCGATTGCCTAAATTAAAAAGGCGCTTATTGGTGAGAGATGCTCTGGAAGGGCTTGTGCCCCCTGAGATCCGCCATAATCCCTATCGCGGTGAACAGGCAGCAGATTGGTACTATCAATTCAATAAATATGGTCATGCCTGGGGAAGGCTTTTGGCAGATATTGCAGAGAAACACCCTCTCATTTGGGAAATTTATCCTAAAAAATACCTTTTGGATTTATTTGCTAATCATCCCATTAGTCCGCAATCAAGAAATTTTCAAGACGTTAATATGCATTTGGTCCCAGCTTTAAGCACAGCATTTTTTATCAACTACCTAAATGATCTGTATTGA
- a CDS encoding nucleotidyltransferase domain-containing protein, translating to MEYGNLIDILNTNETALTSFSAPEILKTAQRMRLTNSVYTILREHYGIPASQLANFKLVLKENRDRAIRKLFLSIKINELFQQYNIPVIHLKGLPLSQKLFGDPLIRQSCDIDLYISPQHLEQADEVFFENGIIRDKYSFLHDVNKLKKHRVLKDVSYVAEKYGIKIELHWRLFRWKDKFNQPFEFYWNNKVPILVGGKNLFYTLSPIDEYLYVAVHGANHGFESLHWLYDFARYSTLLSQDDSRRIVELVNNLSIQTEYQMATYCAERIFPSVFTESGNAGLLPNSLTRKALISLIYHSKSTYRSKRRILRMMANKFYYI from the coding sequence ATGGAATATGGCAACCTTATTGATATTTTAAACACGAATGAAACCGCCTTGACTTCATTTTCAGCACCTGAAATCCTAAAGACAGCACAAAGAATGCGCCTGACCAATTCGGTTTATACCATTTTAAGGGAGCACTATGGTATTCCTGCTTCTCAACTCGCTAACTTTAAGCTCGTTTTAAAGGAAAATAGAGACAGGGCCATTAGGAAATTATTTTTGTCCATCAAAATCAACGAGCTTTTTCAGCAATACAATATTCCGGTTATTCACCTGAAAGGACTACCACTCTCGCAAAAATTGTTTGGAGACCCTTTGATTCGTCAGTCATGCGACATCGATTTATATATTTCTCCCCAGCACTTGGAACAGGCAGATGAAGTGTTTTTTGAAAATGGAATCATTCGGGATAAATACAGTTTCTTACATGACGTTAATAAGCTAAAGAAACATCGAGTACTAAAGGATGTTTCGTACGTGGCTGAAAAATATGGTATTAAAATCGAACTCCACTGGCGTTTGTTTAGATGGAAAGATAAATTCAATCAGCCTTTTGAGTTTTATTGGAACAATAAAGTGCCGATTTTGGTGGGGGGAAAAAATTTATTTTATACCCTGTCCCCTATTGACGAGTATCTGTATGTCGCTGTACATGGAGCGAATCATGGATTTGAATCTTTGCACTGGCTTTATGATTTTGCCCGTTATTCCACCTTGCTCAGCCAGGATGACAGCAGAAGAATTGTTGAATTGGTTAATAATCTTTCCATACAGACAGAGTATCAAATGGCGACTTATTGTGCGGAGAGAATATTTCCAAGTGTGTTTACAGAAAGCGGTAATGCAGGTTTACTACCCAACTCTTTAACGAGAAAAGCCCTGATTTCTTTAATTTACCATTCAAAAAGCACATATCGCTCGAAAAGAAGAATATTACGTATGATGGCGAACAAATTTTATTACATTTAA
- a CDS encoding pyridoxal-phosphate dependent enzyme, which yields MIYPNILATIGHTPVVKINRLGKDLECELYAKCEFFNPGGSVKDRIGYEMVVKAEKEGRIKPGDTLIEPTSGNTGIGIALAGAVLGYKVIITMPEKMSQEKQSVLERLGAIIYRTPTEAAYNDPDSHISLAKKLQAEIPNSHILDQYANPNNPNAHYFGTAQEIIDDFGKDLHMVVAGVGTGGTITGIAKRLKEFNPAIKIIGADPEGSILGGGTEIKSYHVEGIGYDFFPDVLDNTLIDAYIKTNDADSFRTARRLIKEEGLLIGGSCGAAMWAALQAAKSLSKGQKCLVILPDSIRNYMSKFANDEWMKEMGFL from the coding sequence ATGATTTACCCTAACATCCTGGCCACTATAGGCCATACTCCCGTTGTAAAAATTAACAGGCTTGGAAAAGATCTGGAATGTGAGCTGTATGCCAAATGCGAATTCTTTAATCCTGGCGGCTCCGTAAAAGATCGTATTGGCTATGAAATGGTAGTAAAAGCAGAAAAGGAAGGGAGAATTAAACCGGGAGATACCTTGATCGAGCCTACTTCCGGGAACACCGGCATAGGTATAGCCCTGGCAGGCGCTGTATTAGGCTACAAAGTGATTATTACCATGCCAGAAAAAATGAGCCAGGAAAAGCAATCCGTGCTCGAACGCCTGGGAGCCATCATTTATCGAACGCCAACAGAAGCGGCGTATAATGATCCAGACAGTCATATTTCTCTGGCTAAAAAATTACAAGCTGAAATCCCTAACTCCCATATCCTTGATCAATACGCGAACCCCAATAACCCCAATGCCCATTATTTTGGGACCGCTCAGGAAATTATTGACGACTTCGGAAAAGATTTACATATGGTTGTTGCTGGCGTTGGGACAGGCGGAACAATTACAGGCATTGCCAAACGCCTTAAAGAATTTAACCCTGCCATCAAAATCATTGGAGCAGATCCCGAAGGCTCAATTCTCGGTGGCGGCACAGAAATCAAATCTTATCATGTTGAAGGGATAGGTTATGATTTCTTCCCTGATGTGCTGGATAATACGTTGATTGATGCCTACATAAAAACCAATGATGCGGATTCTTTCCGTACTGCCAGACGCCTCATTAAAGAAGAAGGACTGTTAATTGGCGGCTCATGTGGAGCAGCGATGTGGGCCGCATTGCAAGCAGCCAAATCCTTAAGCAAAGGACAAAAATGTCTGGTGATTTTACCCGACTCTATCCGTAATTACATGTCCAAATTTGCCAATGATGAATGGATGAAAGAAATGGGCTTTCTTTAA
- a CDS encoding methyltransferase: protein MLDFISSKTLFLCLILFLILFWLCFDKARKELRINRWQKKLNLKHHAQIFHLLYGDVNGFMISQQARKNRDAIEYVYGEIEFLPFTALLSMVNIDHNTVFYDLGSGTGKAVVACAMVYPVHKSVGIELFPNLHQCACERLQKLAAMEGYTESSKKVSFILGDFLTVDLSEATLIFINSSTLFGATWEALNTRLNSLPQLSTVITTSKTLSSSRFKLVTRAKIQMSWGVVFAFIHKKEN from the coding sequence GTGCTTGATTTCATATCGTCAAAAACGCTTTTTTTATGCCTTATTCTGTTTCTCATTCTTTTTTGGCTTTGTTTTGATAAGGCAAGAAAAGAGTTGCGCATTAACCGATGGCAAAAAAAACTAAATTTAAAGCATCATGCTCAAATTTTTCATCTCCTGTACGGTGATGTTAATGGCTTCATGATTTCCCAACAAGCAAGAAAGAATCGAGATGCAATAGAATATGTGTATGGGGAAATTGAGTTTTTACCGTTCACTGCTTTATTATCAATGGTCAATATTGATCACAATACTGTTTTTTATGATCTTGGCTCTGGAACTGGTAAGGCTGTTGTCGCCTGCGCTATGGTATATCCAGTCCATAAAAGTGTAGGTATCGAATTGTTCCCTAACTTACATCAATGTGCTTGCGAGCGTCTCCAGAAATTGGCGGCTATGGAAGGCTATACAGAGAGCAGCAAAAAAGTCTCATTTATATTGGGTGATTTTCTAACCGTTGATTTATCTGAGGCGACCTTAATATTTATTAATTCAAGTACCTTATTCGGTGCAACCTGGGAAGCCCTTAACACCCGTCTCAATAGCCTGCCACAACTTTCAACCGTCATTACTACTAGCAAAACCTTATCATCCAGTCGTTTTAAATTAGTTACTCGCGCTAAAATACAAATGAGTTGGGGTGTAGTTTTCGCATTCATTCATAAGAAAGAAAACTAA
- a CDS encoding integration host factor subunit beta, whose product MIKSELIEHIAARMTHLTEKQVADGINRILELMSEALIHGQRIEIRGFGSFSLHYRPPRNAHNPKTGEKVVTEAKYSPHFKPGKELRERVNSSRAKFPLLDKD is encoded by the coding sequence ATGATTAAATCCGAACTCATTGAACACATCGCTGCTCGAATGACGCATCTTACTGAAAAGCAAGTAGCCGATGGCATCAACAGAATACTTGAATTAATGAGTGAAGCACTTATCCATGGCCAAAGAATAGAAATTCGTGGCTTTGGCAGTTTTTCTCTTCATTACCGACCACCGCGAAATGCTCATAATCCTAAAACGGGTGAAAAAGTAGTAACAGAGGCAAAATACAGTCCTCACTTTAAACCTGGAAAGGAATTACGAGAGCGAGTCAATTCGTCGCGAGCCAAGTTCCCACTTTTGGATAAAGATTAA
- the dcd gene encoding dCTP deaminase: protein MSIKSDRWIEKMALEHGMISPFQAGQVRENQNGRIISYGVSSYGYDVRCSNEFKIFTNINSAIVDPKAFDENSFVDVQSDVCIIPPNSFALARTVEYFRIPRNILTICLGKSTYARCGIIVNVTPLEPEWEGHVTLEFSNTTTLPAKIYAYEGVAQMLFLEANEVCAVSYRDRNGKYQGQTGVTLPRT, encoded by the coding sequence GTGTCAATCAAATCAGACAGATGGATAGAGAAAATGGCCCTTGAGCATGGGATGATTTCTCCATTTCAGGCCGGTCAAGTGCGAGAAAACCAAAATGGTAGGATTATTTCTTATGGCGTCTCCAGTTATGGGTATGATGTTCGCTGTTCGAATGAATTCAAGATTTTTACGAATATTAATTCAGCGATTGTTGATCCCAAGGCGTTTGATGAAAATAGCTTTGTAGATGTTCAGTCTGATGTCTGCATTATTCCCCCCAACTCGTTTGCCTTGGCAAGAACTGTCGAATATTTTCGTATACCCCGCAATATATTAACGATATGCTTAGGTAAATCCACTTACGCTCGTTGCGGGATTATAGTGAATGTTACTCCTCTGGAACCGGAATGGGAGGGGCATGTTACTCTCGAGTTCTCCAATACGACCACTTTGCCAGCCAAGATTTATGCGTATGAGGGAGTTGCTCAAATGCTGTTTTTAGAGGCTAATGAGGTTTGTGCTGTTTCTTATCGTGATCGAAACGGAAAGTACCAGGGACAAACCGGGGTTACACTACCACGCACTTAG
- a CDS encoding slipin family protein has translation MGPFLVILLVAIGLLLASMFKVFREYERGVVFMLGRFWRVKGPGLIIIIPIIQQVVRVDLRTIVMDVPSQDVISRDNVSVRVNAVVYFRVVVPENAIIQVENYFEATSQLAQTTLRSVLGQHDLDDMLAEREQLNSDVQKILDAQTESWGIKVSNVEIKKVDLDESMIRAIAKQAEAERDRRAKVIHAEGELQASEKLLQASQVLAQQPQAMQLRYLQTLATIAVNNNSTIIFPMPMEIGDILTSMAGKKK, from the coding sequence ATGGGACCATTTCTGGTTATATTACTGGTAGCGATAGGCTTGCTACTGGCTTCAATGTTCAAGGTATTTCGGGAATATGAGCGTGGGGTGGTTTTTATGCTGGGTCGGTTTTGGCGCGTTAAAGGTCCGGGATTGATAATCATTATCCCAATTATTCAACAAGTGGTACGTGTTGATTTGCGAACCATAGTCATGGATGTACCCAGTCAAGATGTTATCTCAAGAGATAACGTTTCTGTACGCGTCAATGCTGTGGTGTATTTTCGCGTTGTTGTTCCTGAAAATGCAATCATCCAGGTAGAAAATTATTTTGAAGCAACCAGCCAATTGGCGCAAACCACATTGCGATCAGTATTAGGTCAACATGATTTGGATGATATGTTGGCTGAACGTGAGCAACTGAATAGTGATGTGCAAAAAATTCTTGATGCCCAAACAGAAAGCTGGGGAATCAAAGTTTCAAATGTTGAAATCAAGAAGGTGGATTTGGATGAAAGTATGATAAGGGCAATAGCCAAACAGGCTGAAGCGGAAAGAGACAGGAGAGCGAAAGTCATCCATGCGGAGGGAGAGCTGCAAGCTTCGGAAAAGTTATTACAAGCCTCTCAAGTACTAGCCCAGCAACCCCAGGCAATGCAGCTAAGATATTTGCAAACTTTAGCCACTATAGCGGTTAATAACAATTCAACGATAATTTTCCCTATGCCAATGGAGATAGGTGATATATTAACTTCCATGGCCGGCAAGAAAAAATAG
- a CDS encoding NfeD family protein gives MHRDCVRQEGLHKLNNFFCKLAVVKRILQGMIFKRRLSDSVHEDSDSVATKQSPASVTCEKGLSKLMQTSCIFIFLTLFLLIGLQTSFAAKIVELNIKGPIGPATVDYMERGIKSAQDADLIVILIDTPGGLYDSTRNIIQLFLLSDVPIVTYVSPTGARAASAGTYLMYASTIAAMAPGTQMGAASPVSLGTGFSEGEKDEKKKSTMENKVTHDAVATIRSLAQLRGRDPDFAEKAVTEGKSITANEALSKGVVNYIAKNRDDLLSQIHGIKVSQNNKTITINTESPDIQVINPDWRTRFLSVITNPTVAYLLLLLGIYGIFFELVNPGYVLPGVVGAVSMLFALYALQLLPINYAGLGLIILGILFVIAEAFTPSFGALGVGGTVSFILGSIMLMNTEHLAFQIAWSAIWAMAVLNILIFVLVLGMLIKSRNQKIRHGLETLVGAKGRALGDINLEGQAVIKGEIWNVHSSSPIAANKSVKVTRASGLLLEVEEDQSVY, from the coding sequence ATGCATCGGGATTGCGTCAGGCAAGAGGGACTGCACAAACTCAATAATTTTTTCTGCAAATTGGCTGTGGTAAAAAGAATTTTGCAAGGAATGATATTCAAAAGAAGACTATCTGATTCAGTTCATGAGGATTCAGATTCTGTTGCAACAAAACAATCCCCAGCCTCAGTAACGTGTGAAAAGGGACTGAGTAAATTAATGCAAACAAGCTGTATTTTTATATTCCTTACCTTGTTCCTTTTGATTGGATTGCAAACTTCATTTGCAGCAAAAATTGTAGAATTGAATATAAAAGGACCAATTGGGCCTGCTACAGTAGATTATATGGAAAGAGGTATTAAAAGCGCTCAAGATGCTGATTTGATAGTGATTTTAATCGATACACCAGGTGGTTTATATGATTCAACACGAAATATCATTCAGTTATTTTTACTTTCTGATGTGCCCATAGTGACTTATGTAAGTCCTACTGGAGCAAGGGCTGCGAGTGCAGGAACTTATTTAATGTATGCGAGTACAATAGCGGCTATGGCACCTGGCACTCAAATGGGGGCTGCAAGTCCTGTCAGCCTTGGCACAGGATTCAGTGAAGGTGAAAAAGATGAGAAAAAAAAATCAACCATGGAAAATAAGGTAACTCATGATGCTGTCGCTACAATAAGGTCACTTGCTCAACTAAGAGGACGCGATCCTGATTTTGCTGAAAAGGCAGTGACAGAAGGTAAATCCATAACAGCGAATGAAGCCCTCAGCAAGGGAGTGGTCAATTATATTGCAAAAAATAGAGATGATTTATTGTCTCAAATCCATGGAATAAAAGTCAGTCAAAATAACAAGACAATAACTATTAATACCGAAAGCCCTGACATTCAAGTAATCAATCCAGATTGGAGAACCCGCTTTCTATCAGTCATTACCAACCCTACAGTGGCTTATTTATTATTGCTACTTGGAATTTATGGAATTTTCTTTGAATTGGTGAATCCAGGTTATGTTTTACCTGGAGTGGTTGGCGCAGTTTCAATGCTTTTTGCGCTGTATGCGCTGCAGCTGTTGCCTATAAACTACGCGGGTTTGGGCTTGATTATTTTAGGTATTTTATTTGTCATAGCCGAGGCATTTACCCCAAGTTTTGGAGCGTTAGGTGTAGGAGGAACTGTTTCTTTTATTTTGGGTTCCATTATGCTGATGAACACGGAGCACCTGGCTTTTCAGATAGCGTGGTCAGCAATTTGGGCTATGGCAGTTCTGAATATATTGATTTTTGTTTTGGTTCTGGGGATGTTAATTAAATCTCGAAACCAAAAAATAAGACATGGCCTGGAAACGTTGGTGGGTGCAAAAGGCAGAGCGTTAGGAGACATTAATCTGGAAGGCCAGGCTGTAATTAAGGGAGAGATTTGGAATGTCCATTCAAGCTCGCCCATTGCGGCAAATAAAAGTGTTAAAGTCACGCGAGCATCAGGATTATTGTTGGAAGTGGAGGAAGATCAGTCGGTTTATTAG
- a CDS encoding FlxA-like family protein, producing MKFKKIILALACLSSPLYADQDQQLKSEIQRLQHQAEDLQAQLNRLQKQLANHKSSQQKHEQQAAAKPAEPQSKPTVKSGAAIEEKYHSSKVEVHAPDAHPESISFYPTALIADNRVVTYIAGTPVVSSPFLGDRPAFDGSDYIVNISSINRDVRLMQQRRRLYRAYQKIGYPIPNMPIISLSGKAEPAATFNNPFRSTNTDGDITLGSSELDVAAALNENVEAYIAIAYDESPPAIGPRVNNSAFNLNMGFVNIGNLDKSPLYFTAGQVYVPFGRYSSAMVSSPVTMNLARTKTRPVIFGYKSQADTGPFGAVYGYRSDTTLGRSGVGGVNLGYIFGFDNDINGEVGGGFISSIADAGGMQSTGANVGTTFGGFGSITNGNENVRKTKAADVHGHVGYDRYNLTLEWVGAIQSFRPQDLSFNGQGARPQAAQAELGMTFMAFNRPASIGVGYQWTKEALALNLPKRRYVGVFNISIWKDTVESIEYRHDIDYGLTQFANGAAPQGFVNLPTLGTGKSADTVSAQIGVYF from the coding sequence ATGAAGTTTAAAAAAATTATTTTGGCCCTCGCTTGTTTATCATCGCCATTATATGCGGATCAAGATCAACAACTGAAAAGTGAAATTCAACGATTACAGCATCAAGCAGAAGATTTACAAGCCCAACTCAACCGATTACAAAAACAATTAGCAAATCATAAAAGCTCTCAGCAAAAGCACGAGCAACAGGCCGCCGCAAAGCCTGCAGAACCACAGAGTAAGCCGACGGTTAAATCAGGGGCTGCAATAGAAGAAAAATATCACTCATCCAAAGTCGAAGTCCATGCGCCTGATGCCCACCCAGAGTCAATAAGCTTTTATCCAACAGCATTGATAGCCGATAACCGAGTGGTTACTTATATAGCAGGGACTCCTGTAGTAAGCTCGCCATTCCTAGGAGACCGGCCTGCGTTTGATGGCTCTGATTATATAGTAAACATTTCCAGTATTAACCGAGATGTACGTTTAATGCAGCAGCGACGCCGTTTATACAGAGCCTACCAAAAAATAGGCTACCCTATCCCTAATATGCCAATTATTTCATTAAGTGGTAAGGCAGAACCAGCAGCGACATTTAATAATCCATTTCGATCAACTAATACGGATGGTGATATCACGCTAGGCTCAAGTGAGCTGGACGTTGCTGCTGCATTGAATGAAAATGTCGAAGCTTATATTGCAATTGCCTATGATGAAAGCCCTCCCGCAATTGGCCCGCGGGTTAATAACTCGGCATTTAATTTGAATATGGGATTCGTGAACATTGGTAATTTGGATAAGAGCCCGTTGTATTTTACAGCAGGACAAGTCTATGTTCCTTTTGGCCGTTATTCCAGTGCAATGGTCAGTTCCCCTGTGACAATGAATTTAGCAAGGACCAAAACAAGGCCTGTCATTTTTGGCTATAAGTCTCAGGCTGATACCGGTCCTTTTGGCGCTGTCTATGGCTACAGAAGTGATACCACATTGGGTCGCTCAGGAGTCGGAGGCGTTAATTTAGGGTATATTTTCGGATTTGATAATGACATCAATGGTGAGGTAGGGGGCGGTTTCATTAGCTCTATTGCAGATGCCGGCGGTATGCAAAGCACAGGCGCCAACGTAGGAACAACGTTTGGTGGTTTTGGCTCCATAACAAACGGTAATGAAAACGTTCGAAAAACAAAAGCAGCTGATGTCCACGGTCACGTAGGGTATGATCGTTATAATCTGACTTTGGAATGGGTTGGTGCCATACAAAGTTTTAGACCCCAGGATTTAAGTTTTAATGGCCAAGGTGCCAGACCCCAAGCTGCCCAAGCAGAACTCGGTATGACTTTTATGGCTTTTAACAGACCAGCCTCCATAGGAGTTGGTTATCAGTGGACAAAAGAAGCATTAGCACTGAATCTACCTAAACGACGCTATGTCGGAGTGTTTAACATTTCCATTTGGAAAGACACAGTCGAGAGTATTGAGTACAGGCATGATATTGATTATGGACTTACTCAGTTCGCTAATGGTGCTGCACCTCAAGGTTTTGTTAATCTTCCGACTTTGGGTACAGGAAAATCTGCCGATACTGTTTCAGCCCAAATTGGTGTTTATTTCTAA
- a CDS encoding Lpg1974 family pore-forming outer membrane protein: MLKKTSLALLGLAASGYALAGTMGPVCTPGNVTVPCEAKRWDLGVQALYLKPVYDADMAYRQVHVAPTRYDDDQGWDWGYRLEGSYHFNTGNDVTLTWIHYSDFANPSGLVGRIDIPPLPPALAFPRLFSAIYKNRFEQVNLVMGQHADFGLVKDMRFYGGLQYANIEIDNTNYYFGAFPQLGGVNLFDNTDYKGVGPVVGIDYAYALTNALSVTANGAASVLYGKGKYNIGYVALPTGSSGAVVRSIYANKRTIVPSLEAKLGLNYAYNMAQGVLNLEGGYQVMNYFNALHTQFLQNMANPVTNSDYGLYGPYIGAKYIGNA, from the coding sequence ATGTTGAAAAAGACAAGTTTAGCCCTATTGGGATTGGCTGCAAGTGGTTATGCATTGGCAGGAACTATGGGACCTGTTTGTACGCCTGGTAATGTCACTGTTCCCTGTGAAGCAAAACGTTGGGATTTAGGTGTGCAGGCACTCTATCTAAAACCAGTTTATGATGCCGATATGGCTTATAGACAAGTTCACGTAGCCCCTACAAGATATGATGATGATCAGGGTTGGGATTGGGGATACCGATTAGAGGGTTCTTATCACTTTAATACTGGTAATGATGTGACTCTTACATGGATTCACTACAGTGATTTTGCAAATCCTAGCGGTCTTGTCGGGCGAATTGATATCCCTCCATTGCCGCCTGCATTAGCGTTCCCACGGTTATTTAGCGCAATATACAAAAACAGATTTGAGCAAGTGAACCTGGTGATGGGGCAACATGCTGATTTTGGCTTGGTGAAGGATATGCGATTCTATGGTGGTTTACAGTACGCCAATATTGAAATTGATAATACGAACTATTATTTTGGTGCGTTTCCTCAGCTAGGCGGAGTCAACCTATTCGATAATACTGATTATAAAGGGGTAGGACCTGTTGTAGGAATCGATTATGCCTATGCCCTAACCAATGCATTGAGTGTCACTGCGAATGGAGCGGCTTCAGTTCTATACGGTAAGGGTAAATACAACATCGGCTATGTTGCATTGCCTACAGGCTCTTCTGGCGCAGTAGTGCGATCCATCTATGCAAATAAAAGAACGATAGTTCCCAGTCTGGAAGCTAAGCTTGGATTAAATTATGCTTACAATATGGCCCAAGGAGTATTAAATCTTGAGGGTGGTTATCAGGTAATGAACTATTTTAATGCCCTGCATACACAATTCCTGCAAAACATGGCAAACCCAGTAACCAATAGTGATTATGGACTCTATGGACCATATATTGGCGCAAAATATATTGGTAATGCCTAA